In the bacterium genome, one interval contains:
- a CDS encoding GNAT family N-acetyltransferase has translation MSPRPPLPVRVRRATLDEILALRHAVLRPGRPLASAHFDGDGEPTTVHLAAALETGEVVGCCTLLPRPHDGRPGWQLRGMATRTDVARRGVGSAVLRAAAAVVRDHGGTLLWCNARLAAVPFYASAGWRVVSDAFDVPGIGPHHVMLRELPAATRSG, from the coding sequence GTGAGCCCGCGGCCCCCGTTGCCGGTGCGCGTGCGGCGCGCGACGCTGGACGAGATCCTCGCCCTGCGCCATGCCGTGCTGCGGCCGGGTCGACCGCTCGCCAGCGCGCACTTCGACGGCGACGGCGAGCCGACGACGGTCCATCTCGCCGCCGCGCTCGAGACCGGCGAGGTGGTCGGCTGCTGCACCCTGCTGCCGCGCCCGCACGACGGCCGACCGGGATGGCAACTGCGCGGCATGGCGACGCGGACCGATGTGGCCCGCCGCGGCGTCGGCAGCGCCGTGCTGCGCGCCGCCGCCGCCGTGGTGCGCGACCACGGCGGCACCCTCCTGTGGTGCAACGCCCGCCTCGCCGCGGTCCCCTTCTACGCCAGCGCCGGCTGGCGGGTGGTATCGGATGCCTTCGACGTGCCAGGCATCGGCCCGCACCACGTGATGCTGCGCGAGCTCCCGGCGGCGACGCGTTCAGGCTGA
- a CDS encoding creatininase family protein, producing MTEPTLLRWETLTKRKFDQLDRDNCVVMVTCSPLEVHGPHLPFGADALEGEGLARRLLRFLPERHQGKTFLQLPFIYAATDTVPHPGSLFFRPSTTQAVLRDLGRTLAAQGFKTILVSNFHGSPRHFLAIEAACARVSRERGIRMVCIFSVLLKRLTGGSSELYDVLGQLPGVRREDLVGDTHGGLVETSQLLALHPEWVERDYADLPRRTVDGWLAERGEAPPPIERGKPAGILTMIRAFRGGLRFFRAETYAGAPGSASPELGERILDRLGEQGAAAVAEILDGELPPSEWHSPLWTQRFWFTNPLMVRFFNRVLGITKGMA from the coding sequence ATGACCGAGCCCACGCTGCTGCGCTGGGAGACGCTGACCAAACGCAAGTTCGACCAGCTCGACCGCGACAATTGCGTCGTGATGGTCACCTGCTCGCCGCTGGAGGTGCACGGCCCGCACCTTCCCTTCGGCGCCGATGCGCTGGAGGGCGAGGGGCTGGCGCGCCGTCTCCTGCGCTTCCTGCCCGAGCGTCACCAGGGCAAGACTTTCCTGCAGCTTCCGTTCATCTACGCCGCGACCGACACCGTGCCGCATCCCGGTTCGCTGTTCTTCCGCCCATCGACCACCCAGGCGGTGCTGCGCGATCTCGGCCGCACCCTGGCGGCGCAGGGATTCAAGACCATCCTGGTCTCCAACTTCCACGGCAGCCCCCGCCATTTTCTCGCCATCGAGGCGGCATGCGCGCGGGTCAGTCGCGAACGCGGCATCCGCATGGTGTGCATCTTCTCGGTGCTGCTGAAGCGCCTCACCGGCGGCAGCAGCGAGCTGTACGACGTGCTCGGCCAGTTGCCGGGGGTGCGCCGCGAGGATCTCGTCGGCGACACGCACGGCGGCCTCGTCGAGACCTCGCAACTGCTGGCGCTGCATCCCGAGTGGGTGGAGCGCGACTACGCCGACCTGCCGCGGCGCACGGTGGACGGTTGGCTTGCCGAGCGCGGCGAGGCGCCGCCACCCATTGAACGCGGCAAGCCGGCCGGCATCCTGACGATGATCCGGGCGTTCCGGGGCGGCCTGCGCTTCTTCCGCGCCGAGACCTATGCCGGCGCGCCCGGCAGCGCCTCGCCGGAGCTGGGCGAACGCATCCTCGATCGCCTGGGCGAGCAGGGCGCCGCGGCCGTCGCCGAGATTCTCGACGGCGAGCTGCCGCCGAGCGAGTGGCACTCGCCGCTCTGGACGCAGCGCTTCTGGTTCACCAACCCGCTGATGGTCCGCTTCTTCAATCGCGTGCTGGGCATCACGAAGGGGATGGCCTAG
- a CDS encoding rhomboid family intramembrane serine protease, with protein MGRPIPPVTRLILILNVAVFLLELSGANFNAFALWPIGGGFAPWQILTYGFLHASPTHVLFNMFAVYMFGGTMEYVWGGGRFLIYYLGCIVSAALAQVAVDALIASPYPTIGASGGVFGILLAFAMYFPRQRVMLLIPPIPMPAWLFVTLYGALELYLGVTGTQAGVAHFAHLGGMLGGWLMIRRWRGRREPAFTVEAPGREDY; from the coding sequence ATGGGCCGTCCGATTCCACCCGTCACCCGCCTGATCCTCATCCTCAACGTCGCCGTGTTCCTGCTCGAGCTCAGCGGCGCCAATTTCAACGCCTTCGCCCTGTGGCCGATCGGCGGTGGCTTCGCGCCCTGGCAGATCCTCACCTACGGGTTCCTGCACGCCTCGCCGACCCACGTGCTGTTCAACATGTTCGCCGTCTACATGTTCGGCGGCACGATGGAGTACGTGTGGGGCGGCGGCCGCTTCCTGATCTACTACCTCGGGTGCATCGTCAGCGCCGCGCTCGCCCAGGTCGCCGTCGATGCCCTGATCGCCAGTCCGTATCCGACGATCGGCGCCTCGGGCGGCGTCTTCGGCATCCTGCTCGCCTTCGCGATGTACTTCCCGCGCCAGCGAGTGATGCTGCTCATCCCGCCGATCCCCATGCCGGCGTGGCTCTTCGTCACCCTCTACGGCGCGCTCGAGCTCTATCTCGGCGTCACCGGCACGCAGGCCGGGGTCGCCCACTTCGCCCACCTCGGCGGCATGCTCGGCGGCTGGCTGATGATCCGCCGCTGGCGAGGGCGCCGCGAGCCGGCGTTCACCGTCGAGGCGCCGGGCCGCGAGGACTACTGA
- a CDS encoding HAD family hydrolase produces MTRAVLFDFGGTLYDYATLAPGDAESLLALARWAGLDADLPTIRAAQREAMRAVFRSYLPRRYYLHRDLFRDAAAATLRALGAEPDPDHLDRFRALQWELHQRDFQLREGVIDTLEALRARGLHVGMVSNIDDDQLAHLLEVAGLRPHFDSLLSSEAAGACKPDPAIFAEALRRADCAASEAIFVGDTLAQDIAGANAMGMRSVLIWHREDRQPAADGARPAHVIRRIPELLDLL; encoded by the coding sequence GTGACCCGCGCCGTCCTCTTCGATTTCGGCGGCACGCTCTACGACTACGCGACGCTGGCGCCCGGCGACGCCGAGAGCCTCCTCGCCCTGGCGCGCTGGGCGGGACTCGACGCCGACCTGCCGACGATCCGCGCCGCGCAGCGCGAGGCGATGCGGGCGGTGTTCCGCTCCTACCTGCCGCGCCGCTATTATCTGCACCGCGACCTCTTTCGCGACGCCGCCGCCGCCACGCTGCGCGCCCTCGGCGCCGAGCCGGATCCCGATCATCTCGACCGCTTCCGCGCTCTGCAGTGGGAACTGCACCAGCGCGACTTCCAACTGCGCGAGGGCGTCATCGACACCCTGGAGGCCCTGCGCGCCCGCGGCCTGCACGTCGGCATGGTCAGCAACATCGACGACGACCAACTGGCGCACCTGCTGGAGGTCGCCGGCCTGCGCCCGCATTTCGACTCGCTGCTGTCGAGCGAGGCCGCCGGCGCCTGCAAACCCGATCCCGCGATCTTCGCGGAAGCGCTGCGCCGCGCCGACTGCGCCGCGTCCGAGGCGATCTTCGTCGGCGACACGCTGGCCCAGGACATCGCCGGCGCCAACGCCATGGGCATGCGCTCGGTGCTGATCTGGCACCGCGAGGACCGGCAGCCGGCCGCCGACGGGGCGCGGCCGGCGCACGTCATCCGGCGCATCCCGGAGTTGCTCGACCTGCTGTGA
- a CDS encoding Sir2 family NAD-dependent protein deacetylase — protein sequence MSEELLRTARRWVAEAERIVVLTGAGISTDSGIPDFRGPQGVWTKNPGAEKMATLQHYMADRAVRVRAWRSRLETFARQVDPNPGHHALVELERRGTLHTLITQNVDGLHVLAGSSPHKVVEIHGTVREVVCMACGERAPMANALARVEAGEEDPPCRSCDGILKSATISFGQALVPEDLMRAQRAASECDLMLAVGSTLSVYPIAGVVPVAKRAGARVVIVNAEPTEMDDIADAVLRGSISEILPRLVGADA from the coding sequence ATGTCCGAGGAGCTCCTCCGCACCGCCCGCCGTTGGGTCGCCGAGGCCGAGCGCATCGTCGTGCTCACCGGCGCCGGCATCTCCACCGACTCCGGCATTCCCGACTTCCGCGGCCCACAGGGCGTGTGGACGAAGAACCCGGGGGCGGAGAAGATGGCCACCCTGCAGCACTACATGGCAGACCGCGCGGTGCGGGTGCGCGCCTGGCGCAGCCGCCTCGAGACTTTCGCGCGCCAGGTCGATCCCAATCCCGGGCACCACGCCCTGGTCGAGCTCGAGCGGCGCGGCACCCTGCACACGCTGATCACCCAGAACGTCGACGGCCTGCACGTGCTCGCCGGATCGTCGCCGCACAAGGTGGTCGAGATCCACGGCACGGTGCGCGAGGTGGTGTGCATGGCGTGCGGCGAGCGGGCGCCGATGGCGAACGCCCTGGCGCGGGTCGAGGCGGGCGAGGAGGATCCGCCCTGCCGTTCGTGCGACGGCATCCTCAAGTCGGCGACGATCTCCTTCGGCCAGGCGTTGGTGCCGGAGGACCTCATGCGCGCGCAGCGCGCGGCCAGCGAGTGCGACCTGATGCTCGCCGTCGGCTCCACCCTGTCGGTGTACCCGATCGCCGGCGTCGTGCCGGTCGCCAAGCGCGCCGGCGCCCGCGTCGTCATCGTCAACGCCGAGCCGACCGAGATGGACGACATCGCCGACGCGGTGCTGCGCGGCTCGATCAGCGAGATCCTGCCGCGGCTGGTGGGCGCCGACGCCTGA
- a CDS encoding DUF2238 domain-containing protein, with translation MGEPLLLLLLALAAVAASGIGAVQPGTWLLEVAPVLIAAPVLVATYRRFPLTPLAYRLLCAHALILCLGGHYTYAQVPLGFWMEDAFGWSRNHYDRIGHFAQGFVPAIVAREVLLRTSPLQRGKWLFFLVCCVCLAASAFYEFVEWWAALIGGESAAAFLGTQGDQWDTQADMLMALIGAILAQATLSRLQDRELARIAARSGQP, from the coding sequence ATGGGGGAACCGCTGCTGCTGCTGCTCCTGGCGCTCGCCGCGGTGGCCGCCTCCGGGATCGGCGCCGTGCAGCCGGGGACCTGGCTGCTGGAGGTGGCGCCGGTCCTGATCGCGGCGCCGGTCCTGGTCGCCACCTACCGGCGCTTTCCCCTGACGCCGCTGGCCTACCGCCTGCTCTGCGCGCACGCGCTCATCCTCTGCCTCGGCGGCCATTACACCTACGCGCAGGTGCCGCTCGGCTTCTGGATGGAGGACGCCTTCGGCTGGTCGCGCAACCACTACGATCGCATCGGCCACTTCGCGCAGGGCTTCGTGCCGGCCATCGTGGCGCGCGAGGTGCTGCTGCGCACCTCGCCGCTGCAGCGCGGGAAGTGGCTCTTCTTCCTGGTCTGCTGCGTCTGCCTCGCCGCCAGCGCGTTCTACGAATTCGTCGAGTGGTGGGCGGCGCTCATCGGCGGCGAGTCCGCGGCCGCGTTCCTGGGCACGCAGGGCGACCAATGGGACACGCAGGCGGACATGCTGATGGCGCTGATCGGCGCGATCCTCGCGCAGGCGACGCTGTCGCGCCTGCAGGATCGCGAGCTGGCGCGCATCGCGGCTCGCTCCGGTCAGCCTTGA
- a CDS encoding ABC transporter permease, translating into MEALGAMIRKEFVHIARDPQLIGFVLGLPILLLVLFGYALGLQVERMPLAVCDLDQTFFSSQVQDRLRADRQFRLIPVDSEETIRRMLTTGEARLGIVIPQGFEQNVADAKQTRFPLFVDGTMPTLAQAALYGASVLSGEDATAQFTFVDPDNPAPPPPKPPIKITQRILFNPTLRDSNFFLPGTIGIVIMLVVLTLSSGLVREKEQATIEQLLVTPISRFALIAGKMIPYGIVALFDFAVISILAKLIFDMPFSGAALPVTLLAILFILALLALGALISTVSQTQLQANFMAVFVIVPSVLMSGFVFPIEAIPPWLQPVAWSLPMTYFVDAIRGLTLKGASVADLAHDFLVLAAFMVGFTILSLARFRKQLA; encoded by the coding sequence ATGGAAGCGCTGGGCGCAATGATCCGCAAGGAGTTCGTGCACATCGCGCGCGATCCGCAGTTGATCGGCTTCGTCCTCGGACTGCCGATCCTGCTGCTGGTGCTGTTCGGCTACGCGCTCGGGCTGCAGGTCGAACGCATGCCGCTGGCCGTGTGCGACCTCGACCAGACCTTCTTCAGCTCGCAGGTGCAGGATCGGCTGCGCGCCGACCGCCAGTTCCGCCTCATCCCGGTCGACTCCGAGGAAACCATCCGTCGCATGCTGACCACGGGCGAGGCGCGGCTCGGCATCGTCATTCCGCAGGGCTTCGAGCAGAACGTCGCCGACGCCAAACAGACCCGCTTCCCGCTCTTCGTCGACGGCACCATGCCGACCCTCGCCCAGGCGGCGCTGTACGGCGCCAGCGTGCTCAGCGGCGAGGACGCCACCGCCCAGTTCACCTTCGTCGATCCCGACAACCCGGCCCCGCCGCCGCCCAAGCCGCCGATCAAGATCACCCAGCGCATCCTCTTCAATCCGACCCTGCGCGATTCGAACTTCTTCCTGCCGGGCACGATCGGCATCGTCATCATGTTGGTCGTCCTGACGTTGTCCTCCGGCCTGGTGCGCGAAAAGGAACAGGCGACCATCGAGCAACTGCTGGTGACGCCGATCTCCCGCTTCGCCCTGATCGCCGGCAAGATGATCCCCTATGGGATCGTCGCCCTGTTCGACTTCGCGGTGATCTCGATCCTCGCCAAGCTGATCTTCGACATGCCCTTCTCCGGCGCCGCCCTCCCGGTGACGCTGCTCGCCATCCTCTTCATCCTCGCCCTGCTGGCGCTCGGCGCCCTGATCTCGACCGTGTCGCAGACGCAACTGCAGGCGAACTTCATGGCGGTCTTCGTGATCGTCCCCTCGGTGCTGATGTCGGGATTCGTGTTCCCGATCGAGGCGATCCCACCGTGGTTGCAACCGGTGGCCTGGAGCCTGCCGATGACCTACTTCGTCGATGCCATTCGCGGCCTCACCCTGAAGGGGGCCAGCGTCGCCGACCTGGCGCACGACTTCCTGGTCCTGGCGGCGTTCATGGTCGGGTTCACGATCCTCAGCCTGGCGCGCTTCCGCAAGCAGCTCGCCTGA
- a CDS encoding M28 family peptidase, with product MTDEETRAYQWIETMTTAADRFAGTSAERRVAEQVGEWMRGLGCREVAIEPVASAPRSGAVLALHAGVSLLGLWWGNGLGAALAVLSLWSFRSHLRRRVPRLARLLPAPESVNVVGRCGATAPTRRVVLSAHIDSAQAGVLFSKRVADAFAGLTGRRDGGRPPIGPLALPEGLIIAGALVAVAGWLGAHGLLFGLVKLVTAGGLLLTAALTLQWALSPPTPGANDNASAVAAMLTCAERLLPELPADVELWVVGTGAEEVGCCGMHAFVERHRDWPREHTYFVNFECVGGGHLHYIRSEGVLEKGYFPPRMNELARQLASDGRWGAVTPTDLLAATDGHVPAAAGYPALSLISLEANGVPRNYHRVEDTVEALDIAMVVRAADFGAAVAMAALRRDMHPAARTDAA from the coding sequence ATGACGGACGAGGAAACGCGCGCGTATCAGTGGATCGAGACCATGACCACGGCGGCGGATCGGTTTGCCGGGACGAGCGCCGAGCGGCGGGTCGCCGAGCAGGTGGGCGAGTGGATGCGCGGTCTGGGATGCCGCGAGGTGGCGATCGAGCCGGTGGCGAGCGCCCCGCGCAGCGGCGCGGTCCTGGCGCTGCACGCCGGCGTCAGCCTGCTCGGATTGTGGTGGGGGAACGGCCTCGGGGCGGCGCTGGCGGTGCTGTCCCTGTGGTCATTCCGCAGCCACCTGCGGCGGCGCGTCCCGCGGCTGGCGCGCCTGCTGCCGGCGCCCGAATCGGTCAACGTCGTCGGCCGCTGCGGCGCGACGGCGCCGACGCGGCGGGTCGTGCTCAGCGCCCACATCGACTCGGCGCAGGCGGGCGTCCTGTTCTCGAAGCGGGTCGCCGACGCCTTCGCCGGACTCACCGGCCGGCGCGACGGCGGCCGCCCACCGATCGGCCCGCTGGCGCTGCCGGAAGGGTTGATCATCGCCGGCGCCCTGGTCGCGGTCGCCGGCTGGCTCGGGGCGCATGGCCTGCTGTTCGGGCTGGTGAAGCTGGTCACCGCCGGCGGCCTGCTGCTCACCGCCGCCCTGACCCTGCAATGGGCGCTCTCGCCGCCGACGCCGGGCGCCAACGACAACGCCTCCGCGGTGGCGGCGATGCTCACCTGCGCCGAGCGACTGCTGCCCGAGCTGCCGGCCGACGTCGAGCTCTGGGTGGTCGGCACCGGCGCCGAGGAGGTCGGCTGCTGCGGCATGCACGCCTTCGTCGAGCGGCACCGCGACTGGCCGCGCGAGCACACCTACTTCGTCAACTTCGAGTGCGTCGGCGGCGGCCACCTGCACTACATCCGCAGCGAGGGGGTGCTCGAGAAGGGATACTTCCCGCCGCGGATGAACGAGCTCGCGCGCCAGCTCGCCAGCGACGGGCGCTGGGGCGCCGTGACGCCGACCGACCTGCTGGCCGCCACCGACGGCCACGTGCCGGCCGCCGCCGGATACCCGGCGCTCTCGCTGATCTCGCTCGAGGCCAACGGCGTGCCGCGCAACTACCACCGGGTCGAGGACACCGTCGAGGCGTTGGACATCGCGATGGTGGTGCGGGCCGCCGATTTCGGCGCCGCCGTGGCGATGGCGGCGCTGCGGCGGGACATGCATCCCGCGGCACGCACCGACGCCGCGTGA
- a CDS encoding amidohydrolase family protein has protein sequence MTFDLLLRGGTVLDGSGGDGVPASVGVRDGRIAAVGDLAGATAARALDCAGRVVAPGFIDMHSHSDWVIPQPDHAEVLAPLLEQGITTIVAGNCGCSPAPFVAENRALLPQIGRMLHDRDLDYGWSGMGSYLAALAQRGLALNVAQLVGHGTVRAAVKGRAPGPALPNETARMADLVRAALDEGAIGLSTGLGYAPGVFADLDELLGVTAPLAERRGVYTSHARSYIALDHRAAPDQPPTNLLALDETAAVWRAHGVKVQHSHLIFVGDRTWPTTDRALEHFDRLREEGVDIACDAFPYVGGNTTLVVFMPPWALTQLSRAVTDPEMRQQCAATLNWVLPSLGMRWHDTQVLWVPKREYASYEGRTVAEIARDRDQDPTETYLDLVGELGSQARIMNWNYSGRDAEEASLRKVLAHPACCFETDTILTGNGVDNPASYGTFPRLLGRYVRELRLFSLGEAVRRMTAFNAERMNLRDRGRIAPGLAADLVVFDPDTVADHWDRRPTGIDTVVLNGAVVVSGGRFDRTSRAGQVLRGH, from the coding sequence ATGACCTTCGACCTCCTCCTCCGTGGCGGCACCGTGCTCGACGGCAGCGGCGGTGACGGCGTGCCGGCGTCGGTCGGCGTGCGCGACGGGCGCATCGCCGCAGTCGGCGATCTCGCCGGGGCGACCGCGGCCCGGGCGCTCGACTGCGCCGGGCGCGTCGTCGCGCCCGGCTTCATCGACATGCATTCGCACAGCGACTGGGTGATTCCCCAGCCGGATCACGCCGAGGTGCTGGCGCCCCTGCTCGAGCAGGGCATCACCACGATCGTCGCCGGCAACTGCGGCTGCTCGCCGGCGCCGTTCGTCGCCGAGAACCGGGCGCTGCTGCCGCAGATCGGCCGCATGCTGCACGACCGCGACCTCGACTACGGCTGGAGCGGCATGGGCAGTTACCTGGCGGCGCTGGCGCAGCGCGGCCTGGCGCTCAACGTCGCGCAGCTCGTCGGCCACGGCACGGTGCGCGCCGCGGTGAAGGGCCGGGCCCCCGGGCCGGCGCTCCCGAACGAGACGGCGCGCATGGCCGATCTGGTGCGGGCGGCGCTCGACGAGGGCGCGATCGGCCTCTCCACCGGCCTCGGCTACGCGCCCGGCGTGTTCGCCGACCTCGACGAGCTGCTCGGCGTCACCGCGCCGCTCGCCGAGCGGCGCGGCGTCTACACCTCGCACGCGCGCAGCTACATCGCCCTCGACCACCGCGCCGCGCCCGATCAGCCGCCGACCAACCTGCTGGCGCTGGACGAGACCGCGGCGGTGTGGCGGGCGCACGGCGTGAAGGTGCAGCACTCGCACCTGATCTTCGTCGGCGACCGCACCTGGCCCACCACCGACCGCGCCCTCGAACACTTCGACCGCCTGCGCGAAGAGGGCGTCGACATCGCCTGCGACGCCTTTCCCTACGTCGGCGGCAACACCACCCTGGTGGTGTTCATGCCGCCGTGGGCGCTCACCCAGCTCTCCCGGGCGGTCACCGATCCCGAGATGCGCCAGCAGTGCGCCGCGACGCTCAACTGGGTGCTGCCGTCGCTCGGCATGCGCTGGCACGACACGCAGGTCCTCTGGGTGCCGAAGCGCGAGTATGCCTCGTATGAAGGGCGGACCGTGGCCGAGATCGCGCGCGACCGCGATCAGGATCCGACCGAGACCTACCTCGACCTGGTCGGCGAGCTCGGCAGCCAGGCGCGCATCATGAACTGGAACTACTCCGGGCGCGACGCCGAGGAGGCGAGCCTGCGCAAGGTGCTGGCGCACCCGGCGTGCTGCTTCGAGACCGACACCATCCTGACCGGCAACGGCGTCGACAATCCGGCATCGTACGGCACCTTCCCGCGTCTGCTCGGCCGCTACGTGCGCGAGCTGCGCCTGTTCTCCCTCGGCGAGGCGGTGCGCCGCATGACCGCCTTCAATGCCGAGCGCATGAACCTGCGCGACCGCGGGCGCATCGCGCCCGGGCTCGCCGCCGACCTGGTGGTGTTCGATCCCGACACGGTCGCCGATCACTGGGACCGGCGTCCGACCGGCATCGACACCGTGGTGCTGAACGGCGCCGTGGTCGTGTCCGGCGGCCGCTTCGATCGCACGTCACGCGCCGGCCAGGTGCTGCGGGGCCACTGA
- a CDS encoding pyridoxamine 5'-phosphate oxidase family protein, with protein sequence MSTLAMSPAQRDEFLAATHVGVVSIADGARGPLAVPVWYRYAPGGTLRFVTGARSRKAALLRAAGRAGFCVQSESPPYQYVSIEGPVTLGAPDYETDVRQVALRYLGEAMGEIYLATSAQNPEPTVLVELRPERWYSVDYSRLGLVP encoded by the coding sequence ATGTCGACCCTCGCCATGTCTCCCGCCCAGCGGGACGAGTTCCTCGCCGCCACGCACGTCGGCGTGGTGAGCATCGCCGACGGCGCCCGCGGCCCGCTCGCGGTACCGGTGTGGTACCGCTACGCCCCGGGCGGCACCCTGCGCTTCGTCACCGGGGCGCGGTCCCGCAAGGCCGCGCTCCTGCGCGCCGCCGGGCGGGCCGGCTTCTGCGTCCAGAGCGAGTCGCCACCCTACCAGTACGTCAGCATCGAGGGACCGGTCACCCTCGGCGCTCCCGACTACGAGACCGACGTGCGCCAGGTGGCGCTGCGCTATCTGGGCGAGGCGATGGGCGAGATCTACCTCGCCACCAGCGCCCAGAATCCGGAGCCGACGGTGCTGGTCGAGCTGCGCCCCGAGCGCTGGTACTCGGTCGACTACTCGCGCCTGGGACTCGTCCCGTGA